A region of the Ostrinia nubilalis chromosome 21, ilOstNubi1.1, whole genome shotgun sequence genome:
GGCAGAGTGCTGCTTAGTTTGAAGGAGAAGACGCTCGTGGTTGAGCCTAGGTAAGTAGATAATATCCAATTCAACAGGATAAAACACTTGTGGTTAAAGCCAGGTACGAAGATCAAAATTTCAAAGCTGGACGTTATGGAACTACCTTACTTAAGCTTAAGTTATGCCTCTTTTTATACCCCATGCGCCGCGACGCAGTGTCACTCTTGATTCTAAAAACGAAAATCTTTAGaagattaagagtaggcgcacaccgttgatttttagttggccgatagttgtgcccgattttaatttgtatgaagaatcggccaaatcgaatcggcgtagtgtgcgcactcccatacatgcccatactgatcaactgcccgaataaactatcggccgacgaaaaatcaacggtgtgcgcctacactAAGGTAGAGACATGCTTTGACCATACCTGAGTATTTATTCCATGGTAGGTAGTAAGAAGTAAGAAGTTCAAAAGCTCTGGGCAGAAGTTCAGAACCCTGGACTTCCAGCCTCGGCTATAACAGAACTTACGATAGTAAAATCACCAAACCTGATTGAATCTCTTTCAAAAATAATGACAACGAGTCACACTAGGTATTGTATTGCGTAAATGTTTGTGTATTTGCCAGGATATCCTGCCATCCTTCTAGCAGCTACGTCGTGGTCTACAACGATGAGATGCTAGGTCTGCGAGTAGCCGAACTCTTGGTCGAACGTGGGGCCACCAACTTGTTCATTCATGGAGAACAGACTTCGTACTTGCACTATAAAATAGAGTAAGATATTTTAACAACATtctataaacaaaatacaaattattataatatctagcggcccgccccggcttcgcacggatgcaatggaatttcccggcttttctcttctttaaatatgcatgttttatacctaTACCCTCCTCTTGAGTCACTATCAAAAaatcgcatcaaaatccgttgcgtagttctaaagatctaagcatacatagggacagaccgcggaaagtgactttgtttttatactatgtagtgatattCAGAGTTCTATAATACGATGACTGTGGACCGCTTAAATAAAATAGCTACTTGGCCCAAAGATTAACTTACTGGAAAAAAACATCTTCTGTAATGTTTCCGATGTCTTTTTCAGAACTTGGAAGAAACGTGGAGTTCGTGTGAAGGTTTCTTCAGCCAATTTGGTGATTAAAGAAGAAGCGATGGATTTTCTCAAATACTCCAACAGTGTCGGTGGCATAGACGGCATCTACGTCGTTTTTTCAAACCTGGGGAATAATCAGAAAGCCGTGGCCTCCATTTTGTCCAACTTGGACTCGGTTTCAAGACAACTTTGCCCTAATCTTAGGTAACTACTTAGATACGTACTTCTCATTGCAGTCCGAAGCATTTAGCCTTGGGGCTTTTTTACAACGTCTACTTTATCCCGTCtgcaataaaatatgtattttttacattcttttatttaatttgataaattaattttattttagacacTTTGCCTTGATAAGTGAGAATGATAAGTCGTGGCGAGAAATCTTAAGTAAAAGAGCTCATGACGGTTATCCAGCCTTGTCATTGCAAATGCATCTTAAAAAGGTATGTCGGTTCatgtaatataatatttatcaagACTCAGTTTATAGTATTGCTAAACATTGCCTTAAACTTGTAAGTATCGACCAGATCTGCAGGAATCTGAATCCACGCTATGAAGATAAAGTAAAAAATTTCAAGTGCATTTTACGCAGAGAACCCATCGATCCCTTAGGTCTTAAAATTTCGACAGGTCTTTTTAGTTATTACATAATTTCTTTCTACACAATTATTATAATGTGGAGGGAAACTATAAAGACTTGTTAAAGACAACCACTGTTGTGACATAATTGAAActtacttaattacttacttaactTTATTTACAGTATATTGATTCCGAAGAAATAAACAGTCAAACACCCTCAAGCGACTCAAGCCTCGCCCTTCACAGCGCTATAAGAGCTATAGAGAAGGCGCTCTACAGCAAAGACACCATCGTCCAAGCATTCGCGCAGAAGATAGTTCCGCGTAACATACTGGAAGAAGTGGCGAAGATACCTGGTACGTAGAAAATACAGAACTTATACGAAAATTGAAGTCTTTGAAAGTCTCCAGGAAATGATATGTGGAAAACTAACTGCTGTTCTTTGATTACTAGTATTAGGTACTACGCCTTATATTCCATATTATTCCATGGTATATTGGTTCCATAAGTTAAGTTTTAGATCCAATGCGCCAATGTGTAGAAACAGTCTTTGATTGAACATAAACGTAAGACCAAGACTGCCCTTGGAaccaatatacctacttaatgtgTGGAGTTGGCATAAACCGCTGAACTTGATGAATTTGGAAGAAGAACATAGGCTTATTTTTGTCGCGACTACAAATTCGACGAACGTACAGGTACTATTTTCTACCTCCTGTCCTTCCATTTCCCTCTAACTGCTAAATTAGAGCAAACTCAATCTCGCCTGCAATAAGTGATTTTGAATTAGcggtggagactaaatgatttGATGATGACGGTCATGACACCACTTGTACTATAcaccatcatcatcaatcatcaataATGAACAATATATTCCAGGTGTGAACATAACCAACGCGACGGTGGACAGAACGAGCCTAGAACAGGTGGGGGTAGACCAGGGCCGAGCACAGGAGCTCTGCTACCTTCTGGAAGACAAGTTCCAGATTACGATATCACCAGCTGATGTACCGCAAATGACCATTGGACAGTGAGTATAAATTCTGAATCTGCTAACATAATGAAACTAGCTGAATTCTGAACTTTTGCCACCTAATAATCATTGTGTTCTATGTATTAAGAAAAAgattctaacgcccgtattcacatacgatgcttgcttaagtgaagcagcaaatcgaacgcacagtgttgaaaaGCGCTctgctgtgattggttcgtgcgtcctcttgcactgtgagacctcattgtaatgactgtttgtgaatatgggcatAAGAATGGTCATTTGGTACAATGTCTCACGTATAAAATTAATGCCATACACACTGCAGCGCAATGGCAGACACACGGCAGCGTATAAAATTAATGCCAAGAATACAAAAACAACAAAGAAACTGGTGACGTAACAGACGTAGCGAGCGGTAACGttttaaaagcataattttcAAAACTTGGCATCTAATTAGGTCTCAATTTTATTCTTTCATCGAAGAAGACTTACATTTAGATAACTTGGAAGGCGAGAAAATTCGCATCACTTCAACAATAAATAGCTAAGTTTGTTTTGCTGTATTTTTCAATGAcccataatataatttacagaTTAAAGCAGTTAAAGGTGGAAACCGAAGATCTAGAAAAAGAAGTGCCTGGTTTCGGGGCGTATTTGAACGTGTTCGATGAAAAAGCATTAGAAGCCACTGCCAACATTATCGTGTTGCCGACACTCGTGCAACGAGACGAATGTGTAAGTTGTtcataacagttttttttatatccacaacgaggaagctcttggcctgcatcttatCTGATataaagtgatgatcaggccgtaGGTGGCAGTGAGCTTCACCAGCGAAACCTTCAATCACagagaaactggctatcttacctccaactgtaAAAAAGCTGTCAACATTGTTGTTATTGGCGACAGAgccgacagacttaggtaagatggtggtagctaccCAGACGGACTTAGAACAACTCTACCCGCATACACCTATTAGAAAAATTTGGCCCCAATGGGAATCGAAGCCCGGACCTCTGTGTCCGAGGCGGGTGATCCTATCATAAGACCATTAATGtgatttgatttattaatgTCAGACGCCGATGGTATCTTAAGAAGTCTGACACCAGGGTTGTGGCCTTAGATATGAATATGACTCAACTATCATAATTATCGCCACGCTATTACGCACCCATCAAATTCATCGTAATTTTCTTTTCAGAAACTCGAAGATTTCCACGCAAACTTCGAGTATCTATGCATAGTGCCAGGCTTAGACGGGCATCACGGCCGGTTCAGGTCTCTGTGCGAGCGGCTGAAGATTTCGGCGGCTGTCCTGCAACCAGGAAACCAGTACCCGCAAGAGACTGTGACAGAAACTGCTCAGAGGATGGCtaaggtaggtacatgtaaTACGACAATAGCCCCAAGGCGCCGGTATGGGACTGCACAAAGACAATACACACTAGTTTGATCCTCTTCAACTGCTGGACAACTATAGTGAACTAAATCATACCACAATCATAATTTATTTGGCTTCTTAGCTGGAGAGGTATATACTAGTATTTAGAAGTCCAATATCGTACACCAAGAAATCTTCTCAAAAACCCGTTGTTTTAAGATTATAAAGCCAAATATCTTGCAATTAACTTGGTAGTGCTGCTATAAGTCTCGTTATATTGCTGCAATTCTTATCCACCTCTCAACCATCTTTTTCTTCTAATTCCTACtatacctagtacctactaaCTTTTACCGTTGTTATTCAGGTTATTATGCAGTACATGAAACCGAAGAAAGGGTACAATATTCTGGGGTACGAATACGGCGTGCTGGTAGCCTTAGAAATTGCGGCTATACTTGAAAATTATGGTAAGTTACTGtattaagttaatttattttacaagtaCCATCTCTTCCCATGATCAATCTGAATTAGTGTACCTACTTCTAGCTTTTCTCTAGTTTCACTTGTTGTATTCACTGATTAAAGTAATACATTTCTTCCACAGGCTACACTGGAACTCTGTACATGGTTGGTGGAACTCCCGAAGACATCCGGACGTCTTTCAACGAACAGTGGAAAGATTATGATGATAATGCAATGCAGAACGAACTTCTCCGGCATATGCACACTTTGATCACCCAAACCACCTCCCCTGACCTGGAAGGCATTCTCCAGAAAGCGAAAACCTGGTCTGAAAAGTTCGATTCTCTGATCGCAGACCTGAAAAACAAAGTGCCACACTCCATCCAGTATATGAGAAGCACCATAGAAGTGATATACTCCAGGATCAAGCAGTTGCAAAACTACAGCATCCAACctcaaaaattaaaatctaaagTGGTGCTCCTTCAAGCAAAACCTTACAGATCGTCTTTAGAATCCCTCAAACCATATTCTCATCAGGAACCGTCCTTGATCAAGCTTCGAGCGAAGCTTCATTTGGCTCACAAAGATTTGAGCTGTTCCAATATCATCAACAGGTATCTGCACCCTGAAATCTTGGAGGAATATGAGAAAAGCAATCACTGTGTGAAGCTGTATGTGACCGTGGAGGAGAAATTGAAGATGATTGGTGTAAAAATAACTAGAAATGAGTCTTAATATGAATAAACTTTTTTGGTTTCCGGACTAGATAAACTTTGGTTGGTATTTTAACTGTTGACTGTTCAATGTTTTAGACCTATTCATGTTTGTACTTACaatgttttaataaaagttgtttgcattatttgtattatttcattaattcgAGTATAATTACTAACTGTAGTAtctaaaatgaaatgaaaatgaatgaaaatgaaaatgatatttatttagtccaaaaatATTACAGTACATGATCTGGTTACTGTTACATTCAGATTAAAAacggattacaatttatatttatacagtAAGTACTAACAGCATCACTGGACTCCACACTAGGATTCCCTGTGTCGTGGAGACCAGTCTTCCCATtgaaatttcgagaaaaagtgCGTGCATGactttgtatgtattttaaaaattttaactaacttgaaaaaaaatcgaactgcctaaggcaggaattgaacccacaaatatttataattatttataattttcaaataagtttGAGATGCGAATGCTAAGCTAATTTGGTTGACATTTGATCTTTCTAATCAGAGCGTCATCACCAGATAAGGTTACATTGGTAAATTAGGTAGTTAGTTTCGCTAACTCTTTTGTATTGCAAAGACCTAGGGACTAGGGAAATACCTACGTATATTCCCCGCATAAAATATGGCCATATTACATTCAAGCCAAGAGATAAAAAATGAGTAGGCACATTAGTCAAAATTGCAGACAACTTCATGAAAGGGTGTGGTTCTTTACGAGTGGTTTATGTCCAGCAATGATTTTTTAGaggattaaattaataaaatgttagtaAGTACCTTACATGACGAGTTAAAGGTAGTTCTGATTTTAAAAGAATGCAGACGCTTTTGAATATCAATCCTTAGACACTTGagtcataaattaatattaattagctacaagatattttattatctgAACCTTTTGAACCTAAGAGTTCCCAATCTGCATGGCCAGTGCAAAGAATGTAGGCCAAATTCTTGAAATCCTCAATTTGTCCGTaataaaattagagaaagtcgtgctcctgcagtggttaatgatgatgattgatgactAAATAACGTTAAAGAACGGTTTTGCATTACATAAGAATACAGTCCCGAGTAATCGTAGAACCAGTAGAACTTTTAGATCCGTATTGATTTAGATCGGACAAAGTGCGAAACCTCTCTAAGGGTTGCtgatattttctattttgtgcCACCACGGCGAACCTCTTggctgcatctcacctgatggaaagtgatgatcaggcaaACGCGTTCTTACGTcatagttattaattattattattatcttcgcTACACTAACCAAAGTAATCAGCTTACTTGATGTGACTGTGATTTCATAGACAATTGTTATAAATTgcagatttattttaattttaaattatattctatTGCCGTTCAATGCAGGGCAAGTGAACTCTACATGTTCAAGCGCATTGGCCTTGACCTTGATAATAAACAGTAGGTAATAAATTATCTGATTGacttaatatttgaatttaataactACAAAACTTATATCTACAATAGCACCGTTTtagttattatgttattttgtacttgcatcgaataaatacttttctttctttctttcaatggtGTCGGTGTAGCATTCGAGTTACGAAGGAACGCGGGTTTGAGCCACGCCGCCGCCGGGCTATTGTGGTGAACAAAACCTAAACCATCTCAAAATATCCCAATGCTTTTGAAGTAAAGTTGCAAGTTAACAACACTGTAAGCGTACAAAATAGGCCtacttttgtgaaattatttcataaaatgtaCAACAATAACAGTCGCTGAAAATTTAGAAACAATAACATATCTCAAATACAAattccaaatatttattgctttaTCAGCGCTTATCAGCGCTTTTGATCTTTTCACTACTTAGGTATGTCaagtatttttgtattaaaaggAAGTGCGTATTacattcaattaattaattttaatgttacaTTGTCATCGGTCGACTTTCACTTATATATTTGTCTTGACCTATACTCTGACGGTGTTGAATAAATACTaaggaaatgcaaataaaaagtcTCTAACAGCTTTCATGGTtccatagaaaataaaataattaataataaatgttgttttaaactttcacggtcactaacataattattgttactgacgggattgctaccattaaataattaagtacctaactaACTTTCATAAAGTACTTTTGTCTTTAATACTTAATCGTCACAAGGAATACTTACCATAATGTATTACAAGACATAAGGATAATCTTTTTATGCACTGTATTTTTTGGAAAACCCACTTAACACTTTTTGTTTTTgctgggttagtagtagtttcgcacgaaatTCGTGCGCACGAATGTGCgtaacgtcccctttcaataaaaatatttttttagtaggtgtttcgcccggatgtattaaaagtattaaaatcgcaTGGGAATCGACTCCTTCAAGAACTAGTAATCTCATACTACTAGTTCTCGgaagagtcgattcgcacgcgattttaatacatccgggcgaaactactactaaaaaaatatttttattgaaagggCGTACGAatttcgtgcgaaactactaacTAACCCTTTTTGCTGCGTTTCGCAAAATTTTTAGATGACTAGCCGAAAACTTGGTAATCCGAACACATTTCGACTTGTTGTGACTATTGTGAcaagttcattcaaaatatttttaacatggTATGGACAGATCTGGgtacaaattgtaataaaaattttgcACATAGGTAAACCCTTTGCTTGAGGATCGCTAAACGGAATCTAATTAACGAATGCAATTATAAAGGCACCTTGTACATGATTAGCATTCACTTGTTGTTTTACATCGCTACATTACAAGTGATTATTCGTAATATACAAGTCGTTTAATTTCCGTGAGTCCAAGAAAATGCCACCAGTGCCTGAAAGCGACGTGGGTAAAGTGCCCCAAGTAGACTTCAGGATGGCTGGTGACAGCGTGGTAATCTCTGGTATGTCAGGACTCTACCCTCAGTCCCACTGTGTAAAGGAGTTGTCTGACATACTCTACAATAAGGTAAGAGTTGACTGGTTGACGCTACAATCTAATTGTGTTCTgtctcatcattatcatcatctcagccataggacgtccactgctgaacataggcctcccccaagtggCAGTGTTCTGTCTACTTCATGCATAATAAGCGAATCATGCCTCCCCCTCCTCACGCTGCGCTTTTCCTTAGGTACGCCACCTTGTAGGACCTCATAAAGGTCTTCAGGCCGCTACCAGGTCTTTAAGGAAATCATTTTGGAGGCCTATATTCAATCCTATGCAGGGGACGTCCtgtggatgatgatgatgccttCCCAACCCGAGAGTAAAATTATGGCAAACTGAGGGTaagcctctggtaaattagagagtctTCATCCTGAAGCCAAAACTAATGACCTGATGATTTCTTCAGGTAAACCCAATATCGTGTACAGGCACGCGCTGGTTATACAACCACCCTGAAGTGTCTCAATACTCGGGTAACGTGCCTGACCTGGATCGCTTCGATGCCCAGTTCTTCGGAGTCCACTTCAGGCTGGGAAACACCATGGATTCCATGTCCAGGAAGATGTTGGAACAGACCTACCAAGCTATTTACGACGCTGGTAAGTGATTTTCCGATTAGGTGGTGAGAAAggcaaaaaatataaacaatgtAGGCGAAgtttgtcattattttgtataatggtgaattttttttaaagaatcagCTGTCGATTCTAATGGAGCCTTCAAACAGAGTAAAAATTAGCAGTAGTTAACAGAAAACCATTTTCGCACTACAACCCGATAgaattaactgcgcacctcacTGGAATTCGACTCTCCCTCCACTTACCCCGTCCGttctaaagccttgatcacacgtaccgagtaatcgggcgagacagtgctctcggccgagtactcggtgcgtatgaacataGCGCCGAGTGATCggccgagtgctcggccgagcaaAGCGGCGAGACAGTAGCTCGCTCGACTCCCTTTCAACTTACTAGGCCGAGTGTCCACCCTCCCGCTTCCCCGCACTGTCTCGCTCGCTCGCTCGGCAGGTCTGAACGTGCACTGTCTCGCCACTCGCCACTCGGCCAAATGATTGACGTCACGTCCACAGATTAGAGACAAGAAAAGTCTCAATAGAACTGAACTGACTGTGCTAATTTCAAAACACGTGTGAACAGCTACTCGCTTACAtcactgtctcgaccgagtaaacattttactgtctcgcccgtttactcggtacgtgtgatcaaggcttaaaGCGTCGATGaaacgtcacggctgccaggttcgcagttaactcgaccgggttgtagttCTAGCAGAACAGTAAAACAGTACCAAAGTTTACTTGTCTTTGTAGGTTTAAATCCTGAGCATCTCTCCGGTAAGAAAGTAGGGGTATATGTCGGAACGTGCTTTTCGGAAACTGAAAAAGCTTGCTTCTACGTAGCCAGTAGCAGGACTGGATTTGGAATTGCTGGGTACGTAATACGTATATGAACACAGAattttatttacgagtaatatCAATAGACTACTTTTGTTGACTAAAATGATAACCACTGTTACTTGTACTGCAACCAGAGTGTATTGCTGCGTCATAGTACTGCCTCTTGCCCTTTGAGTATCCACAGAAGACAAACGTCGTGGTGTTCCTTACGACACCTCGACatgatgctgagtggataccgttTCGGTGATCCGCacattacctactttatttagtTTTGGTTATCATTTTTCTTGATATTGTTTTGTGTCGCTAAATAATAAACCGATTTAGATCAAtatggtatagagatagtttgggtCCCGGGATAGAATAGAACATAGGATAGGATAGTTATAACAGCATTTTAGTCAGCAAGTTCTTCTGTATCTACACTAATAcctattataaagaggaaaactaaaatttaaaaattactaatgataaaaactatttacaaaataaaaaatacttcacccccagcgccgcagtcaggaatggtgcccaaaaggctggcagcattgccacgttgaatggccacGCTAATTCTCTGACcgaaatagctgccagccttttgatcaccggtcgccccggtgagcctctttgccagttccttataaaaggaacgggcgcttggaccccatggtcccatagtctcaaccccaaacggcacaaatatataactctcattgagagctgcatatttgcgccgcttggagcactcagccgaggcagccgccgcgcctgcggcaagggaggtacctcctgtatgagacggagcaagcgtatccgctttgtttgtttgtttgtttgtaatcaATAAAGTTGTACAGACCGAAACTCACGCGGACCCTCGCGGGGAAAGATATcgtagttaatttattttgtatctttccgtatttattaataaagcaGTGAATAAATTATCAACCGAGTCAGGGGTTTCATTTCCGCacagaataaattaatatttgtatACGTCATGAACACCTGTTTGCattgtaaaatattatgtactaaaaaaaacataatattgatGTTTTATCCACTGTCTGGCACCCGTAGCATCCTTTGCTAGATGGGGTGGTAAACGATAATAGCCCTACGATGACTGATGGATGACGCCATCGAACTGGCTAACTCGAGATTTGAGGAACACTGGTTCGAACCCCGCTGCTGTACTATTTGATTGTGATGGACCCGCTCGTATCATAAGCATTTGTTTAGCTTAGCAATGGGGCTTAGCGGGACTTAAATCTTAAAAAAGAAGATGTCACGGTCTATAATGACCAAGGATATTTTTTACAGATGTAGCAAAGCCATGTTTGCGAATCGCATTTCTTACTGGCTGAACGCCAAAGGGCCTTCTGTGGCCATCGATGAGTCTTGCTGCAGCTCCACTGTGGCCTTAGAACAGGCCTACCAAGCCATGCTCCGTGGCGAGTGTGATGCGGCCATTGTGGGAGGGGCCAACTTGACTTTGCACCCGCAGTCCTCGGTACACTATGGAAGGTGAGTTTTGGTGTCTTTCGATGACTATTCTTTAACATTAACATTGAGTATGGAAGGTGAAGTCTTTCGctaactaatttgaaaattactaCTAACTGCCTAAGGtcggaattgaacccacgacctttcactTGCCGGGCGattgctcttccatctgagctacttagacactggataaACCCGTCGAAATTTCGATAACTATTCTTTATCTATTCTATATCAGGACTATAAAGATCTGCATGGACGGTAAAACCAAGTCATTCGATCAGGATGCTGACGGATGCGCGAAGTCTGACGCCATCAACGTGCTATTCTTACAGAAGGCGAAAGACGCTCTAAGGTGAGCACACTTTTAATTTGATTCTATCTGCATAGTAAGGTTCCTAACATGTctagccagcgtggggagtgcaaACAAAATTCTCATTTACCTCTGGTAAATCAGAGAGAGTCGTCCTCCTACAGTAGTGAAGACATAAGTAATTCTAATAAAATTGAGTATCATCATTAACgtctatttttttttccattacaaaaatagattggagacaaaccagtgacTTTATTTGTTTgccaatttaattaattaatgcatTTCAGGTCAGTTGACCCTGGCTGAATGGCTGAAGTTGTTTTCTGCTGTTTTACTAGATAATTAACATTTCTTTCAGAATTTACGCAGAAGTCTTGCACGTGAAAAGTGAATTCTTGTCTTTAGGCAACGAAAAGAATCCACAGTTCGGTTTCTATAGAGACCCAAAGATTGTAAGGAACTTTTTAAGTAAATTCTACGATGAAGCCGGAGTAATGCCGCAGGATGTAGAGTATGTTGAAGCTTTTGGATCAGGTAATACAACGTTTAATATCACACAATTAGGCGTGGTTTTATGTGGGTTGCTTTTCCCTCTTACATTGCTATAGTGAAATATGTTTTATCTTGCTTTGTAATCTTTAAAAATGTCTGCAAATTTTCAGTGGTGTGCCCAACAGGGCCCTTATACTCTTCTAATATgcaaagcgaaaggtcactgactcacttacCCATCATAAAAtcttagaaactacaagtgctaagagtctcatttgcatgggggttccttttagaacgaagGTGCTCACTAAAAAGGgatttttgcaaaattcaacccctaagagggtaaaacggaatccacgcgtatgaagttgCGGACGGTCGCTAGTAAGAccattcttaatattttttaatcttATCATGATTTTAGCGGTACCCAAAGCGGATAAATCAGAATTAGAAGTGATCGACCAAGTGTTCTGTGAGAACAGATCGGATCCACTGCTGGTTGGGAGCGTGATATCCAACATTGGGTATGCCGAAGCAGCGACTGGGATATCAGCTATAACAAAGGTCAGATGTTGTAATTTTACAAGTATAGCGCATAACTAAGTAGAATCCTCTGCTGTTCCTGTGCGTCACTTACATTTGATGTTGTAACACGGCTATTTATtctgaagcacatctgaagtAGCGCTGATGTTTTGACGTAACAAAACCACCCCTCTCGCACTGCTCCACTGCCGTAGGAACACGTTTAGTAATACGTTATACTTGTTAAACTAATTATATTGTATAGGATCCAAAGAcagatacaataaaaaatacaaaaaaatcgaTATAATTATGACATTTTTGAGACTTCGTGGAATTCAGAATGATCAGGCATTGTGGCATATTTATATGGGTTTTATTGTTTCTCCAGGTGCTATTGGGATACCACAATGGCCAATTAGCAGCCAACCTGCATTACTCAAAACCCCGGATGGACATCGCAGCTTTGAAAGATGGTCGAATCCAAATATTGACAGAGCACCAGCCCTTTCAAAGGGGATTGACTGCTGTGAACAGCCTATCGATTACTGGATGCAATGCCCATGTTTTGTTGCATGGACACTATAAACCAAAAGTAAGTTACTCGTACATTT
Encoded here:
- the LOC135082478 gene encoding fatty acid synthase-like; its protein translation is MPGMNVFIYGGAGALGQAAISIALAHGCQVFTTVNDVRKKRFLKKLFPQLKDLHIGNSRDDAFQSVVKNATKGEGCDIFLSCAKGNLKKRYFSCIALNGNIIDTAQLVSRENIEFEYRFLARQVSYHAVDFSSIFDEGKTLEIKKLQIMLSEGIIRGYVRPLSRVTYEPYETPRAFRLLTASRHRGRVLLSLKEKTLVVEPRISCHPSSSYVVVYNDEMLGLRVAELLVERGATNLFIHGEQTSYLHYKIETWKKRGVRVKVSSANLVIKEEAMDFLKYSNSVGGIDGIYVVFSNLGNNQKAVASILSNLDSVSRQLCPNLRHFALISENDKSWREILSKRAHDGYPALSLQMHLKKYIDSEEINSQTPSSDSSLALHSAIRAIEKALYSKDTIVQAFAQKIVPRNILEEVAKIPGVNITNATVDRTSLEQVGVDQGRAQELCYLLEDKFQITISPADVPQMTIGQLKQLKVETEDLEKEVPGFGAYLNVFDEKALEATANIIVLPTLVQRDECKLEDFHANFEYLCIVPGLDGHHGRFRSLCERLKISAAVLQPGNQYPQETVTETAQRMAKVIMQYMKPKKGYNILGYEYGVLVALEIAAILENYGYTGTLYMVGGTPEDIRTSFNEQWKDYDDNAMQNELLRHMHTLITQTTSPDLEGILQKAKTWSEKFDSLIADLKNKVPHSIQYMRSTIEVIYSRIKQLQNYSIQPQKLKSKVVLLQAKPYRSSLESLKPYSHQEPSLIKLRAKLHLAHKDLSCSNIINRYLHPEILEEYEKSNHCVKLYVTVEEKLKMIGVKITRNES